From the genome of Methanothrix soehngenii GP6:
ATCTCCGCCACCAGGCTGCTATCGGCCAGGGTCTGGTTCATCTTCCAGTATCCCAGGTGATTGATCTCTGTGAATACAGACGATCCAGTGGTGGTGAAGGCGGACATGGACTCGAAGAGGCCATCGATCAGGCTCATCCCCAGGAAGACATAAGGAAACGCTCCGAAGAAAGCGACGGCAATCCAGCCCAGAGCCACCAGGGCAAAAGCCTCTCTTAATCCCGGCTCCTCCTCAGATGACAGCCTTCCCAGGGCTATCCCCGTGGCCAGGCTGATTAGGGAGGTGGCAGCAAAGGCGATCACCCCTCCCGTCTCAGCATAAACAGCAGCTACCGCACCCGGAACGAGCAGCAAGATGGCCAGCAGCTTCAGCAGCTGTGCAAGCAGTCGCAGAAACACCCTGAATTTCATCAAGCAATGCCGCACCAAAATGGCGGAGGGCATCCTCCTGAAAGCGCAACTTGTCTCCTGTTCCTATAAAAAGGATCTGCTCATTATGCCGCGAATAGCTTCTTGACCTTGGAGACAGCGTCCGGCATGGACATCACGAACACCCGATCACCGGCTGACACCTTGAAGTCCTCATAGGGGACAATAGGCGCGCCGTCTCTTATCACCATGCCGGCAAGGGAGTTCTTGGGAAGCTCTTTGGATATCGACTTGCCCACGATCTTCGCTCCCGGCTTGGCGATGAAATCCACCAGCTCCATCCTCTCATCGCTCAGTGTGATGACCTCTTCTCCGCCGATCACCCTCTGGAGGACGGCATCGGCAGTCACCTGCCCCGGGCTGACCGCTCTGTCCACCCCTACCATCTCGAAGAGCTTGATGTAGACGTTCCTGTTGACCCGGGAGAGGATCTTCGTGGCTCCCAGCTGCTTTACCAAGAGGGAGCATAATAGGTTCTTGTCATCAAGGCCGGTCACAGCATAGACCACATCCATCGCGCCTGCCCCCTCCTCTTGAAGTAGGGCGAGATCTGATCCATCGCCATTGAGGATCATGGTTCCTGAGAGCTTGTCCGCAATCTCAGCGCAACGATCGGCATCCTTCTCGATGAGCTTGACGTCCATTCCCATCTTCTCCAGCCTGCTGGCCAGGTAGAAGCCCACCATTCCCCCACCCACGATCATCGCCTTCTGAGTGGTCTTGGATTCATGCAGCATGCTTCCCAGGTCGGGAAGGGACCTGGCGTCGCACAACAGCATTAGGTGGTCGTCATTTCTTATCTCGTCTCCCTCTTTCGGTATGGCTATCCGGCCCGCCCGGTTTATGGCGATCAGGTTGCAGTTATTGGGGAGGACGATATTCTCCACCGGCCCCTGGATCTTCATCTCTGCTGTTACCTTGAACTCCACCAGCTCCACCAGGCCGTTGGCCAGGTCCCGGTTCATGAGCATGGATGAGAAATAAAGAGAGCTTGCCATATCCTCGGCCATGGTCAGTTCCGGGCAGATCATGAATGATATGCCGATCTCCTTTCGATCCTGGACCGGCTGATCGATGTACTCGGGATTGCTCACCCTGGCGATGGTCTGCCTGACCCCCAGATGAGAGGCTATGATGCAGGTTATCACATTCACCTCATCGTTCCCGGTTGCAGCCACGACTATGTCCGCCTTCTTGATATCCGCCTCGGAGAGAAGCCGGGCGTTGGCGGCATTCCCCTGCATGACCTTCACATCCATGTCCTGAAGCCTGGCACAGGCATCGGGATCCTTATCTATGACGGTGACATCATGGTCAGCATAAAGCTCGCTGGCGATTAGAAAGCCCACCTCGCCAGCTCCGGTGATCAGGATACGCATCTTGTTTCCTCCACATCAACCAGGGCGCAAAGGAGATCCAAGGATAAGAATTGATCCATCCTTGTTATAAGCGTTTTCCATTCGTTTGCCCTTTTCTTTCGTCCGTCCTCTGATCGGCCGATCTGTATATATTGACAGAGCGACTGCACTAAACTATGTTCGCCCTTCTCTTCGATCCCAGCGCCGGCGCAGCCGGAGACATGATCATGGCCTCACTCCTGGACCTGGGAGCGGATGAAAAGAGGGTTAGGAAGGCAGTGGAGTCGGTGGGCTGCACCCTGGAGGTCTCCCGGCAGGAGAAGGGGCATATCTCTGCCACCAGGGCCCAGGTGATCTCGGACCGGAGGTATCATTCCCTGGAGGAGGCGGTATCCATTCTAAAGAGCTCAAGCCTCCAGGAAAAGGCACTGAAGAAAGCCCTTGCCGCCCTGGATATTCTGGCGGAGGCGGAGAGCCGGGTCCATGATGTGCCCAAGAGCCGGGCCCATTTTCATGAGGTCGGTGCCCTGGATGCTCTCGCTGATATAGCCGGTTCCTGTGAGGCTGCCAGCAGCCTGAAAGCGGATCGAATCCTCTCCCGGCCCATCTCCGTCGGTGGGGGATATGTCCAGTCGGCCCATGGTCTCCTTCCCGTTCCCGGGCCGGCGGCCCTGGAGATTCTGCGGGCTCATAATATCCCCTGGATGGGGGGGCCGGTGGACGATGAGCTCCTCACTCCCACCGGGGCGGCCCTACTGGCGGCTCTGGTGGACGAGTTCGTGCCCCGCTTTCCCCTCATCCAGGCGGAGAGGGTGGGCTACGGCGCAGGCAAGAAAGACCTGGCCACCCCCAACCTCCTGCGAGCGCTAAAGGCCAGGATCGTATCTCCAACCAGAGGGGCTGGGATGGATCACCAAAAGGATCGTGTGGTGCAGCTGGAGACCAATGTGGACGATGTCACAGGCGAGGTTTTGGGCCACCTGATAGAGGAGCTCATGCAGGCGGGAGCGCTGGACGTCTCAGTCATTCCCGCGGTGATGAAGAAGGGGAGAAGCGGGAACGTCATCCGGGCGATAAGCAGTCACGAGGATATGTCGAAGCTGGCGGGAATGATAGTCAGGGAGACGGGATCTTTAGGGGTCAGGGTCTTTCCCAGCCTGCACCGTTTTGTGGCGGAGAGAGAAGAGAGAACTGTGGACCTGAATCTCGCGGGGGTGACCTATAGCGTTGCCATAAAGATCAGCCGGAT
Proteins encoded in this window:
- the trkA gene encoding Trk system potassium transporter TrkA, with translation MRILITGAGEVGFLIASELYADHDVTVIDKDPDACARLQDMDVKVMQGNAANARLLSEADIKKADIVVAATGNDEVNVITCIIASHLGVRQTIARVSNPEYIDQPVQDRKEIGISFMICPELTMAEDMASSLYFSSMLMNRDLANGLVELVEFKVTAEMKIQGPVENIVLPNNCNLIAINRAGRIAIPKEGDEIRNDDHLMLLCDARSLPDLGSMLHESKTTQKAMIVGGGMVGFYLASRLEKMGMDVKLIEKDADRCAEIADKLSGTMILNGDGSDLALLQEEGAGAMDVVYAVTGLDDKNLLCSLLVKQLGATKILSRVNRNVYIKLFEMVGVDRAVSPGQVTADAVLQRVIGGEEVITLSDERMELVDFIAKPGAKIVGKSISKELPKNSLAGMVIRDGAPIVPYEDFKVSAGDRVFVMSMPDAVSKVKKLFAA
- the larC gene encoding nickel pincer cofactor biosynthesis protein LarC produces the protein MFALLFDPSAGAAGDMIMASLLDLGADEKRVRKAVESVGCTLEVSRQEKGHISATRAQVISDRRYHSLEEAVSILKSSSLQEKALKKALAALDILAEAESRVHDVPKSRAHFHEVGALDALADIAGSCEAASSLKADRILSRPISVGGGYVQSAHGLLPVPGPAALEILRAHNIPWMGGPVDDELLTPTGAALLAALVDEFVPRFPLIQAERVGYGAGKKDLATPNLLRALKARIVSPTRGAGMDHQKDRVVQLETNVDDVTGEVLGHLIEELMQAGALDVSVIPAVMKKGRSGNVIRAISSHEDMSKLAGMIVRETGSLGVRVFPSLHRFVAEREERTVDLNLAGVTYSVAIKISRMDGSLVNVKAEYEDCRRIAKEAGVPLRMVIKKAEELGWRAADK